A stretch of the Clostridium botulinum genome encodes the following:
- a CDS encoding PTS sugar transporter subunit IIB, whose amino-acid sequence MKIVACCGSGLVSSFIIQTNVEKALKELETKNIEVEVSSIGSAKNIPADIYIGGREIAGQLSMLDGKIITLNNIIDSMEIRSKLAQTLNELNYAE is encoded by the coding sequence ATGAAAATAGTAGCATGTTGTGGAAGTGGTTTAGTAAGTAGTTTTATAATACAAACAAATGTAGAAAAGGCTTTAAAAGAGCTAGAAACTAAAAATATAGAAGTAGAAGTATCTAGTATAGGATCAGCAAAGAATATACCAGCAGATATATATATCGGTGGAAGAGAAATAGCAGGACAATTATCAATGTTAGATGGAAAAATAATAACATTAAATAATATCATAGATAGTATGGAGATTAGGTCAAAATTAGCACAAACATTAAATGAATTAAATTATGCCGAATAA
- a CDS encoding ABC transporter ATP-binding protein has translation MLKISDFTIGYNEKVIVKDFNLHVKKGEMLTIIGPNGSGKSTVLKAVGRLLKPMNGVVYLDGKLLLEMSNKEISKEMACLSQHNSAPKDMTIRKIVSFGRNPHKNWFESLNKKDEDIITWAIEKTNLTHMENKNISDISGGERQRAWIAMALAQNPKVLLLDEPTTYLDINNQIEILELVKELNKKLNLTVVMVLHDLNQAAKYSTEVLVLKDGTIKAQGKPEKILDKELIRSVYNVDMDILKNQFGEKVIFIPKQVYKENKM, from the coding sequence ATGCTAAAAATAAGTGATTTTACAATAGGATACAATGAAAAGGTTATAGTAAAAGATTTTAATTTACATGTAAAAAAGGGTGAAATGCTTACAATAATAGGACCTAATGGTTCAGGAAAATCAACAGTTTTAAAAGCTGTAGGAAGATTATTAAAACCTATGAATGGAGTAGTTTATTTAGATGGAAAGTTATTACTTGAAATGAGTAATAAAGAGATATCAAAAGAAATGGCTTGTCTTTCACAACATAATTCTGCTCCAAAAGATATGACAATAAGAAAAATAGTTTCTTTCGGAAGAAATCCTCATAAAAATTGGTTTGAATCATTAAATAAAAAAGATGAGGATATAATTACCTGGGCAATAGAAAAAACTAATCTCACACATATGGAAAATAAAAATATTTCAGATATTTCAGGAGGAGAAAGACAAAGAGCATGGATAGCTATGGCACTTGCTCAAAATCCGAAAGTATTACTTTTAGATGAACCAACAACATATTTAGATATAAATAATCAAATAGAGATATTAGAACTTGTTAAAGAGTTAAATAAAAAATTAAATTTAACTGTAGTAATGGTTTTACATGATTTAAATCAGGCTGCTAAGTATAGTACAGAAGTATTAGTATTAAAAGACGGTACCATAAAAGCACAAGGAAAGCCAGAAAAAATTTTAGATAAAGAATTAATAAGAAGTGTATATAACGTAGATATGGATATATTAAAAAATCAGTTTGGAGAAAAAGTTATTTTTATTCCAAAGCAGGTATATAAAGAAAATAAAATGTAA
- a CDS encoding Hsp70 family protein — MGRIIGIDLGTTTCEVAYLNNGQPEIILNDLHKKITPSVVSISDEDGFIVGELAKRQAILKPDETVIEVKRLMGESNKIKLGDKELLPEEISAIILKKLKEDAEKYLGEEVTEAVITVPANFNDFQRKATKKAGEIAGLKIERIINEPTAAALAYGINNLNNNEKILVYDLGGGTFDVTVLELFEGVIDVKSSRGNNKLGGKDFNEIIESYIINNFEAHYEVSLKNNIKALARIKEVAEKAKIKLSEEEEVDINIPFIEVDKEGNPLEININLTRSKFELFIMDLVDSTEGIIDDAIKAAGYTVNDIDVVISVGGSSRIPCIQRLLQEKFNNKIRYNVNPDEAVALGAAIQAAIKNDDISPENGILITDACSHTLGTSIVEKIADGKFMDCIYDPIIPRDTKIPCTEKKTYHTIKDNQTSVIIDVYQGEQKLATKNIKIGEFILKGIPKAPAGKEAIEVSFTYDLNGMLQVFAKILSTGKTIKKVINTSKEDSKKLKKDNKEKNNKKDLKIWEEAELYNNFKSIVIFAEKKINKINDDESRKKVRMAIDKLKKSVICEEKEKAEKYNEELTDLLFELD, encoded by the coding sequence GTGGGAAGAATAATAGGAATTGATTTAGGAACTACAACTTGTGAAGTTGCATATTTAAATAATGGACAACCTGAAATTATATTAAATGATTTACATAAAAAAATAACTCCATCAGTAGTTAGTATATCAGATGAAGATGGATTTATAGTAGGAGAATTAGCTAAAAGACAAGCTATATTAAAACCAGATGAAACAGTAATAGAAGTAAAACGTCTAATGGGGGAAAGTAATAAAATTAAACTTGGAGATAAAGAACTTTTACCAGAAGAAATATCAGCTATTATTTTGAAAAAGTTAAAAGAAGATGCAGAAAAATATTTAGGAGAAGAAGTAACTGAGGCTGTTATTACTGTTCCTGCTAATTTTAATGATTTTCAAAGGAAAGCTACTAAAAAGGCAGGAGAAATAGCCGGTTTAAAGATAGAAAGAATTATAAATGAACCTACGGCAGCAGCATTAGCATATGGAATTAATAATTTAAATAATAATGAAAAAATTCTTGTGTATGATTTAGGGGGAGGAACTTTTGATGTTACTGTTTTAGAATTATTTGAAGGAGTAATAGATGTAAAATCTAGTAGAGGTAATAATAAGTTAGGTGGAAAAGATTTTAATGAAATAATAGAGAGTTATATTATAAATAATTTTGAAGCTCATTATGAAGTAAGTTTAAAGAATAATATTAAAGCATTAGCACGTATAAAAGAGGTAGCTGAAAAGGCTAAGATTAAGTTATCAGAGGAGGAAGAAGTTGATATAAATATTCCATTTATTGAAGTAGACAAAGAAGGAAATCCTTTAGAGATAAATATAAACTTAACTCGTAGTAAATTTGAATTATTTATTATGGATTTAGTAGATTCAACAGAAGGGATAATTGATGATGCTATAAAAGCAGCAGGGTATACTGTGAATGATATTGATGTTGTAATATCTGTTGGAGGTTCTAGCAGAATTCCTTGTATCCAAAGATTACTACAAGAAAAATTTAATAATAAAATAAGATATAATGTAAATCCAGATGAGGCAGTGGCATTAGGAGCAGCAATACAAGCAGCTATAAAAAACGACGATATAAGTCCGGAGAATGGTATATTAATTACTGATGCGTGTAGTCACACATTAGGTACAAGTATTGTAGAAAAAATAGCTGATGGAAAATTTATGGATTGTATATATGATCCTATAATACCTAGGGATACTAAAATACCGTGTACTGAGAAAAAAACATATCATACTATAAAGGATAATCAAACTAGTGTAATTATAGATGTTTATCAAGGTGAACAAAAATTAGCAACAAAAAACATAAAAATAGGAGAATTTATTTTAAAAGGTATTCCTAAAGCACCAGCAGGAAAAGAAGCTATAGAAGTATCATTTACCTATGATTTAAATGGTATGCTACAAGTGTTTGCGAAAATATTAAGTACAGGAAAAACCATTAAAAAGGTAATAAATACATCTAAAGAAGATTCTAAAAAATTAAAGAAAGATAATAAAGAAAAAAATAATAAAAAGGATTTAAAAATATGGGAAGAGGCTGAATTATATAATAATTTTAAGAGTATAGTTATTTTTGCAGAAAAAAAGATAAACAAAATTAATGATGATGAATCTAGAAAAAAAGTAAGAATGGCAATAGATAAGTTAAAAAAATCAGTAATATGTGAGGAGAAAGAAAAAGCAGAGAAATATAATGAAGAATTAACAGATTTATTATTTGAATTAGATTAA
- a CDS encoding J domain-containing protein: MDNLYDILQIDDKTRDIEIKKAYIKMLRKYPPEKCSEEFKKIREAYEILIDPVLKAEYNAFINHKDNINEYRKKGNNALDKKQYRRAILYYKKILLIEPKLTFAKNKLGLVFFYDKQYEEAIIQFRELIQLNPHNSIFYNNLAYVYKEQRKYDLAEELLLKSYNIDSTNEKTVLALVDIYIVLGNYEKGMKFINKCIEENESDTFKEIMYYLKLIRIYVNINNINMVVEIFNKVKNIILDEEKVKEYVVWKLQKIAEELLKDSNYELGYNICEKLLQIDSKNEKILNLYNKFNEILKVQDLLKELSRDERVMECLKKPIIYYLHWNVNNEKEFNKKKKKNIEEIRDSIENNFINVLKSINILKTKYEILYKYKEELYKDAYNMANENKLKNITELKDSKEVCACNEERDWPILYSTNVKAEKRRYKLKKRFRKILLGCVVISLVLVITILKFCLFKRR; encoded by the coding sequence ATGGACAATCTATATGATATTCTTCAAATAGATGATAAAACACGGGATATAGAAATTAAAAAAGCGTATATAAAAATGCTTAGAAAATATCCACCAGAAAAGTGTTCAGAAGAATTCAAAAAAATACGAGAAGCTTATGAAATTTTAATAGATCCAGTATTAAAGGCAGAGTACAATGCTTTTATCAATCATAAGGATAATATAAATGAGTATAGAAAAAAAGGTAACAATGCATTAGATAAAAAACAATATAGAAGAGCTATATTGTATTATAAAAAAATACTACTTATAGAGCCTAAGCTTACTTTTGCAAAAAACAAATTAGGACTTGTGTTTTTCTATGATAAGCAATATGAAGAAGCTATTATTCAGTTTAGAGAGTTAATTCAGTTAAATCCGCATAATAGTATATTTTATAATAATCTTGCTTATGTTTATAAAGAACAACGAAAATATGATTTAGCTGAGGAATTATTATTAAAATCATATAATATAGATTCTACAAATGAAAAGACAGTTTTGGCATTAGTAGATATTTATATAGTTTTAGGTAATTATGAAAAGGGAATGAAATTCATAAATAAATGTATAGAGGAGAATGAATCTGATACTTTTAAAGAAATTATGTATTATTTAAAGTTGATAAGAATATATGTGAATATAAATAATATTAATATGGTTGTTGAAATTTTTAATAAAGTTAAAAATATAATTCTGGATGAAGAAAAAGTTAAAGAATATGTAGTATGGAAACTTCAAAAAATAGCGGAAGAATTATTAAAAGATAGTAATTATGAACTTGGATATAATATATGTGAGAAATTATTGCAAATAGATAGTAAAAATGAAAAGATATTAAATTTATATAATAAATTTAATGAAATTTTAAAAGTACAAGATTTATTAAAAGAACTATCAAGAGATGAAAGAGTTATGGAGTGCTTAAAAAAACCTATTATATATTATTTACATTGGAATGTTAATAATGAAAAAGAATTCAATAAGAAAAAGAAAAAAAATATAGAAGAAATAAGGGATAGTATAGAAAATAATTTTATAAATGTATTAAAGAGTATAAATATATTAAAAACTAAATATGAGATTCTTTATAAATATAAAGAGGAACTTTATAAAGATGCTTATAATATGGCTAATGAAAATAAATTAAAGAATATTACCGAACTAAAAGATAGTAAAGAAGTATGTGCGTGTAATGAAGAAAGAGATTGGCCTATACTTTATAGTACTAATGTAAAAGCAGAAAAGAGAAGGTATAAATTAAAGAAAAGATTTCGAAAAATATTATTAGGATGTGTAGTTATATCATTAGTATTAGTTATAACAATTTTAAAATTTTGCTTATTTAAAAGAAGATAA
- a CDS encoding FecCD family ABC transporter permease — protein sequence MVNIMKNLSDRLKILIILFSLIILGVLIILTIGIGSVSIPIKDIIDTFLGHGNEINESIIMDMRLPRIIIAVFVGASLSISGALLQSVMSNPLADPGITGVSSGASLVAIIVMIYFPELHGVLPFMAFLGAVVACIMVFALSWDNGLSSMRIILAGVAVNAIFVGATSLLSVLNSDKIQGILLWINGSIAYKGWNDVIYLVPYSIIGIVLALLCAKGSNLLALGDNVATNLGVNVNKTRIFISLVAVFLAGISTSVVGIIGFIGLIVPHICRLILGYDYKYLIPMSATLGGILLLVADTMARFIARPVELPVGVIMSMIGGPFFLFLLRRRK from the coding sequence ATGGTGAACATTATGAAAAATTTAAGTGATAGATTAAAAATATTAATAATATTATTCTCATTAATAATTTTAGGGGTTTTAATAATTCTTACTATTGGAATAGGAAGTGTAAGTATACCTATAAAAGATATAATTGATACGTTTTTAGGGCATGGAAATGAAATAAATGAAAGTATAATCATGGATATGAGATTGCCTAGAATAATTATAGCTGTTTTTGTTGGAGCTAGTTTATCAATATCAGGAGCATTATTACAGTCTGTTATGAGTAATCCATTAGCAGATCCAGGAATTACTGGTGTTTCATCAGGAGCGAGTTTAGTAGCTATAATAGTTATGATTTACTTTCCTGAATTACATGGAGTATTGCCTTTTATGGCATTTTTAGGAGCAGTAGTTGCTTGCATAATGGTTTTTGCTCTTTCATGGGACAATGGATTAAGTTCTATGAGAATAATTTTAGCAGGAGTAGCTGTAAATGCAATTTTTGTAGGGGCTACATCTTTACTATCAGTTTTAAATAGTGATAAGATACAGGGAATTTTATTATGGATAAATGGAAGTATAGCGTATAAGGGATGGAATGATGTAATTTATCTTGTTCCATATAGTATTATAGGAATAGTCCTTGCTTTGCTTTGTGCAAAAGGATCAAATCTTTTGGCACTTGGAGATAATGTTGCAACTAATCTTGGCGTTAATGTAAATAAAACAAGAATTTTTATATCGTTAGTTGCAGTTTTTTTAGCAGGAATAAGTACATCAGTAGTAGGTATTATAGGATTTATAGGGCTTATAGTTCCTCATATATGTAGGTTAATATTAGGTTATGATTATAAGTATTTAATACCTATGAGTGCTACACTTGGAGGAATTCTATTATTGGTTGCAGATACTATGGCAAGATTTATAGCAAGACCTGTAGAACTTCCAGTAGGTGTAATAATGTCCATGATAGGTGGTCCATTTTTCTTATTCCTTTTAAGGAGGCGCAAGTAA
- a CDS encoding class D sortase, translating into MKKKIIPILLIVIGLILIFTGIGLKIYSKNREAKLIKKFSEEIQLQKESNKSDNKENKKDDNEKENKKQNVHIGKELALIEIPSIDLQSVIVEGMEKEQLRYYLCHFQSTAMPGENGNFSIAGHSSFIYNEILNHLYEVNVGDVIKLKTKKGEFNYVINKKFIVEPNEVEVLDQNKDKKTMTIVTCSNRGKKRLIVTAQMNDKM; encoded by the coding sequence ATGAAAAAAAAGATTATACCAATTTTATTAATAGTGATAGGTTTAATATTAATTTTTACTGGGATAGGACTGAAAATTTATTCTAAAAATAGAGAAGCAAAATTAATAAAAAAATTTAGTGAAGAAATACAATTACAAAAAGAAAGTAACAAATCAGATAACAAAGAAAATAAAAAAGATGATAATGAAAAAGAAAACAAAAAACAAAATGTTCATATAGGAAAAGAACTTGCTTTAATAGAAATACCATCTATTGATTTACAGTCTGTAATTGTAGAAGGGATGGAAAAAGAGCAATTAAGGTACTACCTATGTCATTTTCAGAGTACAGCAATGCCGGGGGAAAATGGAAATTTTTCAATAGCAGGGCATAGTAGCTTTATTTATAATGAAATTTTAAATCATCTTTATGAAGTTAATGTTGGAGATGTAATTAAATTAAAAACTAAAAAAGGTGAATTTAACTATGTTATAAATAAAAAATTTATTGTTGAACCTAATGAAGTTGAAGTTTTAGATCAAAATAAAGATAAAAAGACAATGACTATAGTTACGTGTAGCAATAGAGGAAAAAAGAGATTGATAGTAACCGCCCAAATGAATGACAAAATGTAA
- a CDS encoding ABC transporter ATP-binding protein/permease — protein MVNKRLINLVEGCKKWVFLTVLMNWISLILNIISIIYIGHYIQSTYLYGISLKKGLMTLGILISAIFIRFICNYMAVKFSSKCSEDARISLRNVLYNKLLELGVHYNESVSTSEVVQVAIDGIEQLEMYFGKYLPQFFYSLLAPITLFIVLSFINVKAALVLILCVPLIPISIVAIMKIAKKLLSDYWGVYVNLGDTFLENLQGLTTLKIYSRDEDKNQEMNLEAERFRRITMKVLAMQLNSITLMDLIAFGGSAIGIIIALKELSIGNLNIQGTFSIMLLSAEFFIPLRLLGSFFHVAMNGIAASEKIFKIIDSPCIRYDSYEAENFDTIDIQFSNVSFGYEKERKILNSINLNIEHGKITAIVGESGCGKSTISNMIMGFYKEYTGDIKLNNTELRNINDYKLRKKINVVNHNSYIFTGTIEDNLKMAKENATEKEIYNVLRRVNLYDFVIGLPKGLKSKIKEGGSNLSGGQKQRLALARALLYDSEIYIFDEATSNIDVESEDAIMKVIYDLKEVKTVILISHRLYNVRNADNIYVLSKGEIVENGNHQSLMENKDVYFKLVSEQQQLEKLGAEDCA, from the coding sequence ATGGTAAACAAACGACTAATAAACTTAGTTGAAGGTTGCAAAAAATGGGTGTTTTTAACTGTATTAATGAATTGGATAAGTTTGATATTAAATATAATATCGATAATTTATATAGGTCATTATATACAATCTACATATTTATATGGGATTAGTTTAAAAAAAGGACTAATGACATTAGGGATTTTAATTTCAGCTATATTTATTAGATTTATATGTAATTATATGGCTGTTAAGTTTTCAAGCAAGTGTTCTGAGGATGCAAGAATATCTCTTAGAAATGTTTTATATAACAAACTTTTAGAACTAGGTGTTCATTATAATGAAAGTGTGTCAACATCGGAAGTTGTACAGGTGGCAATAGATGGTATAGAACAATTAGAGATGTATTTTGGAAAATATCTACCACAATTTTTTTATAGTTTATTAGCTCCAATAACTTTATTTATAGTATTAAGTTTTATAAATGTAAAGGCTGCATTAGTATTAATTTTATGTGTTCCATTAATTCCCATATCCATAGTGGCAATAATGAAAATTGCAAAGAAACTTCTTTCGGATTATTGGGGAGTTTATGTAAATCTTGGGGATACTTTTTTAGAAAATCTTCAAGGACTTACAACATTAAAAATTTATAGTAGAGATGAAGATAAGAATCAAGAAATGAATTTAGAAGCAGAAAGATTTAGAAGAATAACTATGAAGGTTTTGGCTATGCAGCTAAACTCTATAACTTTAATGGATTTAATTGCCTTTGGAGGAAGTGCAATAGGAATAATAATAGCATTAAAAGAACTTTCTATAGGAAATTTAAATATACAAGGTACATTTTCTATTATGTTACTTTCAGCAGAATTTTTTATACCTTTGAGGCTTTTAGGATCTTTTTTTCATGTAGCTATGAATGGAATTGCAGCATCGGAAAAAATATTTAAAATAATTGATTCGCCTTGTATAAGATATGATTCTTATGAAGCCGAAAATTTTGATACTATAGACATACAATTTAGTAATGTAAGTTTTGGCTATGAAAAAGAAAGAAAAATTTTAAATAGTATTAATTTAAATATAGAGCATGGAAAAATAACAGCTATAGTTGGTGAGTCTGGGTGTGGTAAAAGTACTATTTCTAATATGATAATGGGATTTTATAAAGAATATACAGGCGATATAAAATTAAATAATACGGAACTTAGAAATATTAATGATTATAAATTAAGAAAAAAAATAAATGTAGTTAATCATAATAGTTATATCTTTACAGGAACTATAGAAGATAATTTAAAAATGGCAAAAGAGAATGCTACTGAAAAAGAAATTTATAATGTATTAAGAAGAGTTAATTTATATGATTTTGTTATAGGATTACCTAAAGGCTTAAAATCTAAAATAAAAGAAGGCGGAAGTAATCTTTCGGGTGGGCAAAAACAAAGATTAGCTCTTGCAAGGGCATTATTATATGATAGTGAAATTTATATATTTGATGAAGCTACATCGAATATAGATGTAGAAAGTGAAGATGCTATCATGAAAGTTATATATGACCTTAAAGAAGTAAAAACAGTTATCTTAATATCACATAGACTTTATAATGTAAGAAATGCTGATAATATATATGTTTTAAGCAAAGGCGAAATTGTAGAAAATGGAAATCATCAAAGCCTTATGGAAAATAAAGATGTTTATTTTAAGCTTGTAAGTGAACAACAACAATTAGAAAAGTTAGGAGCTGAGGATTGTGCGTAG
- a CDS encoding ABC transporter ATP-binding protein — MGKLIGLVKPLVHVMFITITMGVLGYLASIFITIYGGIGVVKLMGFKIEMSIKNIFSIVAVLAVARGFLRYIEQFTGHYIAFKLLAILRDRVFKKLRELSPAKLEGEQKGNLISIITSDIELLEVFYAHTIAPISIAIITSIFMTVYIGKIHVYLGIMSAFGYITIGFIIPYFSSKLGNKAGLNYRNSVGNMNSFMLDSLKGMREIIMFNLGEKRIQNIDDKGRELNKQLNIIKKHEGIIRAFTDSTILIYISIILFVGMYLYKLGLVNFQGVIISTISIMSSFGPVVALSNLSNNLVQTLASGDRVLNLLEENPIVKEVNIGEKVKFENIEASNVTFSYDDKDNILDNVNIKINKGEIIGIVGDSGCGKSTLLKLFMRFWDVKKGSIKISNRNIKNINTNSLRNIESFVTQETFLFNDTIEENIKLGKKDATIEEVKVAAKKASIHEFIESLPNGYKTKVGELGENLSGGERQRLGIARAFLHDGDIILLDEPTSNIDSLNEKVIIKTIKEQCSNKTVIIVSHRISTVSIADKVYSMYNRQIVDRELIS; from the coding sequence ATGGGCAAACTAATAGGTCTTGTAAAACCTTTGGTGCATGTAATGTTTATTACAATAACCATGGGAGTGCTTGGATATTTAGCTTCTATTTTTATAACTATATATGGAGGTATTGGTGTTGTAAAGCTTATGGGATTTAAAATAGAAATGTCTATAAAAAATATATTTAGTATAGTAGCAGTATTAGCAGTAGCAAGAGGGTTTTTAAGGTATATAGAACAGTTTACTGGGCATTATATAGCATTTAAATTGCTAGCAATTTTAAGAGATAGAGTTTTTAAAAAGCTTAGAGAACTTTCTCCAGCGAAACTTGAAGGAGAACAAAAGGGAAACCTAATATCAATAATAACCAGTGACATAGAATTATTAGAAGTTTTTTATGCCCATACTATAGCACCTATAAGTATAGCTATTATAACATCAATATTCATGACTGTTTATATTGGAAAAATTCATGTGTACTTAGGTATAATGAGTGCATTTGGATATATTACAATAGGTTTTATAATTCCTTATTTTTCATCAAAATTAGGAAACAAAGCAGGACTTAACTATAGAAATTCTGTAGGTAATATGAATAGTTTTATGCTAGATTCCTTAAAAGGTATGAGAGAAATTATAATGTTTAATTTAGGAGAAAAGAGGATACAAAATATTGATGATAAAGGAAGAGAGCTAAATAAACAATTAAATATTATAAAAAAACATGAAGGTATAATTAGAGCTTTTACAGATTCAACGATACTTATATATATATCAATTATATTATTTGTAGGAATGTATTTATATAAATTAGGTTTAGTAAATTTTCAGGGAGTAATAATTTCTACAATTTCAATAATGAGTTCTTTTGGTCCAGTAGTAGCATTAAGTAATTTATCCAATAATTTAGTTCAAACATTGGCATCAGGAGATAGAGTTTTAAATTTATTAGAAGAAAATCCCATAGTTAAAGAAGTTAATATAGGAGAAAAAGTTAAATTTGAAAATATAGAAGCTAGTAATGTAACATTTTCTTATGATGATAAGGATAACATTTTAGATAATGTAAATATTAAAATCAATAAAGGAGAAATCATAGGAATAGTTGGAGATAGTGGGTGTGGAAAAAGTACTCTTTTAAAGTTATTTATGAGATTTTGGGATGTTAAAAAAGGTAGCATAAAGATAAGTAATAGAAATATTAAAAATATAAACACTAATTCGCTTAGAAATATTGAAAGTTTTGTTACACAAGAAACATTTTTATTTAATGATACAATAGAAGAAAATATAAAATTAGGTAAGAAAGATGCTACAATAGAAGAAGTAAAGGTAGCTGCAAAAAAAGCTTCGATACATGAGTTTATAGAAAGTCTTCCTAATGGATATAAAACTAAAGTAGGTGAACTTGGTGAAAATTTATCAGGAGGAGAAAGGCAAAGACTTGGAATTGCAAGAGCATTTCTTCACGATGGGGATATAATTTTATTAGATGAACCTACTAGCAACATAGATAGTTTAAATGAAAAAGTTATAATAAAAACCATTAAAGAGCAGTGTAGTAACAAAACTGTTATTATAGTTTCACATAGAATATCCACAGTTTCAATAGCAGACAAGGTCTATTCTATGTATAATAGGCAAATAGTAGATAGAGAATTGATAAGTTAG
- a CDS encoding tetratricopeptide repeat protein, with amino-acid sequence MDKVIEISGIYYNNALKFIHENNISKAVVYIKKSLKLYSKDFEALNLMGICQYILCDFDKAYFYWNKSIECNDEDNRAKEYIKILKSRKFSRIIGLYNEALEEIKNSQYKEGIEKLDHIIDEEKNFLEPYIIIGLCYYMLGKYNISKKYIEDALKIDKKNEKCLLYLREINDKRNVKIIKYKSNKTSKVVASISTLLLITLSGVLYKNHSSYIKVKNNLAEYQQKYNINNVQFKLIKNKYNQLNSQIQKNQQKIKEKFNVKNDNDIFNESILHYKDKNFKLALDGFTYVSDKGLDEDLVAESTYFSAVCYEKLLELNKSEKFYCKYINKYKNKNYYDDALYNYGIMLYRQGKKDKAKDILYLLQKEVSNSIFINKTVKMILNN; translated from the coding sequence ATGGATAAAGTAATAGAGATATCAGGTATTTATTATAATAATGCACTTAAATTTATACACGAAAATAATATTTCAAAAGCAGTAGTATATATAAAAAAAAGTTTAAAACTATATTCTAAGGATTTTGAAGCGTTGAATTTAATGGGAATATGCCAGTACATATTATGTGATTTTGATAAGGCATACTTTTATTGGAATAAGAGTATAGAATGTAATGATGAAGATAACAGAGCTAAAGAGTATATAAAAATATTAAAAAGTAGAAAGTTTAGTAGAATTATAGGATTATACAATGAAGCTTTAGAAGAAATAAAAAACTCACAATATAAAGAAGGCATAGAAAAATTAGATCATATAATTGATGAAGAAAAAAATTTTTTAGAGCCTTATATTATAATAGGTCTTTGTTATTATATGTTGGGTAAATATAATATTTCTAAAAAATATATAGAGGATGCTTTAAAAATAGATAAAAAAAATGAGAAATGTCTATTGTATTTAAGGGAAATAAACGATAAAAGAAATGTAAAAATTATTAAATATAAATCAAATAAAACTTCTAAGGTAGTTGCAAGTATTTCAACACTATTGTTAATTACATTATCAGGAGTATTATATAAAAATCATAGTAGTTATATTAAGGTTAAAAATAATTTAGCTGAGTATCAACAAAAATACAATATAAATAATGTTCAGTTTAAATTAATTAAAAATAAATATAATCAATTAAATAGTCAGATACAAAAGAATCAGCAAAAAATTAAAGAAAAATTTAATGTAAAAAATGATAATGACATATTTAATGAATCCATTTTACATTATAAAGATAAAAACTTTAAATTAGCATTAGACGGATTTACATATGTATCTGATAAAGGATTAGATGAAGATTTAGTAGCGGAATCAACATATTTTTCAGCAGTTTGTTATGAAAAACTGTTAGAATTAAATAAATCAGAGAAGTTTTATTGTAAATATATAAATAAATATAAAAATAAAAATTATTATGATGATGCTTTATATAACTATGGAATTATGTTATATAGACAAGGAAAAAAAGATAAGGCAAAAGATATATTATATTTGTTACAAAAAGAAGTATCTAATAGTATTTTTATAAATAAGACTGTAAAAATGATATTAAATAATTAA